The Triticum aestivum cultivar Chinese Spring chromosome 7B, IWGSC CS RefSeq v2.1, whole genome shotgun sequence genome window below encodes:
- the LOC123156296 gene encoding E3 ubiquitin-protein ligase RFI2 isoform X1, translating into MDLERSPPPDHAAEAAGGGACSICLDPVAGRAGGRSIAKLQCGHEFHLDCIGSAFNAKGAMQCPNCRKIEKGRWLYATGQCPSPDIDIGGWVTGETYDIASDLPFGFQWCPFNGFTQLASVFEEGEAEPPSYHTVADHSSAASSSLVCPYLSLRGFLHPVHVPLGSNSGAEGASFHRHPTSLEGHAAPDLGNTQAAFHATEPRILDSEHRYLTNLPVSGIPDHSVAPFGIGLPRYETSSQQRSRPYVHHHPLVHRPTPRNGSNLVAPLGSVPAVMGETRGHGHGARGHMYQHSMHSSMQSSPFPPTARRVRPRALTITSFIAAAAASSAEVGVPHGFAPPAAVNRSLPSDGEGVSRPPVDRPYAWGWEGFGPFPWVPVDGEPHWWSTFNPMQNHTHGGFTRRPAPGERIPQSHPDSVYQPVPPLRMPPFL; encoded by the exons ATGGATCTGGAGAGATCGCCGCCGCCCGATCACGCGGCGGAGGCGGCAGGGGGCGGGGCGTGCTCCATCTGCCTGGATCCGGTGGCTGGGCGCGCCGGGGGCAGGTCCATCGCCAAGCTGCAATGCGGCCACGAGTTCCACCTAG ACTGCATTGGATCAGCATTCAATGCGAAAGGGGCAATGCAATGCCCTAATTGCCGGAAGATAGAGAAAGGCCGCTGGCTTTATGCAACTGGACAATGTCCATCTCCTGATATTGATATAGGTGGCTGGGTGACTGGTGAAACCTATGATATTGCTTCTGATCTT CCATTTGGATTTCAGTGGTGCCCTTTTAATGGATTCACACAACTAGCATCCGTTTTTGA GGAGGGTGAAGCGGAGCCACCGTCTT ATCATACAGTGGCAGACCATTCGAGTGCTGCAAGCAGTTCACTTGTTTGTCCTTATCTTTCACTGCGGGGTTTTCTCCATCCCGTGCATGTGCCTCTTGGTTCAAATTCTGGTGCTGAAGGCGCTTCATTTCATCGCCATCCAACTAGCTTGGAAGGCCATGCAGCTCCTGATTTGGGCAATACCCAAGCAGCTTTCCATGCAACTGAGCCAAGAATTCTTGATAGTGAGCACAGATATTTGACTAATCTTCCTGTATCGGGCATCCCGGATCATTCTGTAGCTCCATTTGGTATAGGACTTCCCAGATATGAAACCAGCAGCCAACAAAGATCAAGACCATATGTACACCACCATCCCCTAGTACACAG GCCCACACCTCGCAATGGAAGCAATCTGGTGGCACCATTAGGGTCAGTTCCAGCTGTTATGGGCGAGACTAGAGGCCATGGTCATGGTGCGAGGGGACATATGTATCAACATTCGATGCACTCCTCAATGCAAAGCAGTCCTTTCCCTCCTACAGCTAGGAGGGTTAGGCCGAGGGCTTTGACGATCACGTCTTTcattgcagcagcagcagcgtcgtCGGCCGAGGTTGGAGTGCCTCATGGATTTGCTCCACCTGCAGCTGTGAACAGGAGCCTTCCCTCTGATGGTGAAGGTGTCTCTAGACCACCCGTCGATCGACCATATGCGTGGGGCTGGGAGGGCTTTGGGCCATTCCCGTGGGTCCCTGTCGACGGCGAACCTCACTGGTGGAGCACGTTCAATCCGATGCAGAACCATACACATGGAGGTTTCACTCGAAGACCTGCTCCCGGGGAGCGGATACCGCAGAGCCACCCGGACAGTGTTTACCAGCCTGTGCCTCCCCTGAGGATGCCACCATTCTTGTGA
- the LOC123156296 gene encoding E3 ubiquitin-protein ligase RFI2 isoform X2 — translation MDLERSPPPDHAAEAAGGGACSICLDPVAGRAGGRSIAKLQCGHEFHLDCIGSAFNAKGAMQCPNCRKIEKGRWLYATGQCPSPDIDIGGWVTGETYDIASDLPFGFQWCPFNGFTQLASVFEEGEAEPPSLADHSSAASSSLVCPYLSLRGFLHPVHVPLGSNSGAEGASFHRHPTSLEGHAAPDLGNTQAAFHATEPRILDSEHRYLTNLPVSGIPDHSVAPFGIGLPRYETSSQQRSRPYVHHHPLVHRPTPRNGSNLVAPLGSVPAVMGETRGHGHGARGHMYQHSMHSSMQSSPFPPTARRVRPRALTITSFIAAAAASSAEVGVPHGFAPPAAVNRSLPSDGEGVSRPPVDRPYAWGWEGFGPFPWVPVDGEPHWWSTFNPMQNHTHGGFTRRPAPGERIPQSHPDSVYQPVPPLRMPPFL, via the exons ATGGATCTGGAGAGATCGCCGCCGCCCGATCACGCGGCGGAGGCGGCAGGGGGCGGGGCGTGCTCCATCTGCCTGGATCCGGTGGCTGGGCGCGCCGGGGGCAGGTCCATCGCCAAGCTGCAATGCGGCCACGAGTTCCACCTAG ACTGCATTGGATCAGCATTCAATGCGAAAGGGGCAATGCAATGCCCTAATTGCCGGAAGATAGAGAAAGGCCGCTGGCTTTATGCAACTGGACAATGTCCATCTCCTGATATTGATATAGGTGGCTGGGTGACTGGTGAAACCTATGATATTGCTTCTGATCTT CCATTTGGATTTCAGTGGTGCCCTTTTAATGGATTCACACAACTAGCATCCGTTTTTGA GGAGGGTGAAGCGGAGCCACCGTCTT TGGCAGACCATTCGAGTGCTGCAAGCAGTTCACTTGTTTGTCCTTATCTTTCACTGCGGGGTTTTCTCCATCCCGTGCATGTGCCTCTTGGTTCAAATTCTGGTGCTGAAGGCGCTTCATTTCATCGCCATCCAACTAGCTTGGAAGGCCATGCAGCTCCTGATTTGGGCAATACCCAAGCAGCTTTCCATGCAACTGAGCCAAGAATTCTTGATAGTGAGCACAGATATTTGACTAATCTTCCTGTATCGGGCATCCCGGATCATTCTGTAGCTCCATTTGGTATAGGACTTCCCAGATATGAAACCAGCAGCCAACAAAGATCAAGACCATATGTACACCACCATCCCCTAGTACACAG GCCCACACCTCGCAATGGAAGCAATCTGGTGGCACCATTAGGGTCAGTTCCAGCTGTTATGGGCGAGACTAGAGGCCATGGTCATGGTGCGAGGGGACATATGTATCAACATTCGATGCACTCCTCAATGCAAAGCAGTCCTTTCCCTCCTACAGCTAGGAGGGTTAGGCCGAGGGCTTTGACGATCACGTCTTTcattgcagcagcagcagcgtcgtCGGCCGAGGTTGGAGTGCCTCATGGATTTGCTCCACCTGCAGCTGTGAACAGGAGCCTTCCCTCTGATGGTGAAGGTGTCTCTAGACCACCCGTCGATCGACCATATGCGTGGGGCTGGGAGGGCTTTGGGCCATTCCCGTGGGTCCCTGTCGACGGCGAACCTCACTGGTGGAGCACGTTCAATCCGATGCAGAACCATACACATGGAGGTTTCACTCGAAGACCTGCTCCCGGGGAGCGGATACCGCAGAGCCACCCGGACAGTGTTTACCAGCCTGTGCCTCCCCTGAGGATGCCACCATTCTTGTGA
- the LOC123163217 gene encoding uncharacterized protein, protein MPMPAIMDDLLPEFFIRLPTPEDLARVTATCSSFRQAATDRACTREFRRLHAPPLLGIVDGAGFHPALPPHPSAPAGSALANAPGKDFSFSFLPAPNRWVMKDASDGRVLLDRAPEGVKKAEFTEVVVCDPLHQRYLLLPPVPQDQLVANPVCMAYGPFLAPPSDEEAEEAPDTSFRVMWTARCEANMVAFVFSSSSGQWRAVPSQSWSDLFAVDIELSWGPCLVGRHYAHGCFYWETSCRGMWLVLHARTMDFSLVDIPCTAGGAGLDTAIVEAGEGRLGMFALAFVGGVYYLHYTIREADNQWKLKQTVALRYGYWYCILGATDAYLLLLKHADNRSLEPADCECLSLDIKTMRLERVCSLKQWGVDAQIYTNFPPSLLSAPTI, encoded by the coding sequence ATGCCGATGCCGGCGATCATGGACGACCTCCTGCCGGAGTTCTTCATCCGCCTGCCCACCCCTGAGGACCTCGCCCGCGTCACCGCCACCTGCTCCTCCTTCCGCCAAGCCGCCACCGACCGCGCCTGCACCCGCGAATTCCGCAGGCTCCACGCCCCTCCGCTCCTCGGCATCGTCGACGGCGCCGGCTTCCACCCCGCCCTCCCGCCCCACCCCTCCGCGCCCGCCGGGAGCGCCCTCGCAAACGCCCCCGGCAAGGACTTCTCATTCTCCTTCCTGCCCGCCCCCAACCGCTGGGTCATGAAGGACGCCAGCGACGGCCGCGTCCTCCTCGACCGGGCTCCCGAGGGCGTCAAGAAGGCGGAGTTTACGGAGGTCGTCGTGTGCGACCCCCTGCACCAGCGATACCTCCTGCTCCCCCCGGTCCCTCAAGACCAGCTGGTGGCGAACCCGGTGTGTATGGCATACGGGCCCTTCCTCGCTCCCCCCAGcgacgaggaggcggaggaggcgccaGACACGTCATTCCGAGTGATGTGGACAGCGCGCTGCGAGGCTAACATGGTCGCCTTCGTCTTCTCGTCCAGCTCCGGGCAATGGCGGGCGGTCCCGTCCCAGAGCTGGAGCGATCTGTTCGCCGTCGACATTGAGCTTTCATGGGGGCCTTGCTTGGTCGGGCGCCACTACGCCCATGGCTGCTTCTACTGGGAAACGAGTTGTCGGGGAATGTGGCTCGTGCTCCACGCCCGGACCATGGACTTCTCCCTTGTCGACATTCCATGCACAGCCGGAGGTGCTGGGCTAGACACAGCCATCGTGGAGGCAGGGGAAGGCAGGCTTGGGATGTTCGCGCTTGCATTTGTAGGTGGCGTATATTACCTCCACTACACCATTAGGGAAGCAGACAACCAGTGGAAGCTGAAGCAGACAGTGGCGCTGCGTTATGGGTACTGGTATTGCATCCTCGGTGCAACGGATGCCTACTTGCTCCTGTTAAAGCATGCTGACAACCGGTCATTGGAGCCGGCAGATTGCGAATGCCTCTCACTGGACATCAAGACGATGCGCCTTGAAAGGGTGTGCTCGTTGAAGCAATGGGGCGTAGATGCACAAATATATACCAACTTCCCACCATCGTTGCTGTCAGCCCCGACAATTTGA